In the Bombiscardovia apis genome, ATGTAGACCGGAGAGTGGCGCAAGATAGCGCGGGCGATCGAGAGCCGCTGCCGCTGGCCGCCGGAAAGGTTGCTGCCGGCCTGCTCGATGGGGCTATCCAAGCCGCCGCGGTCTGCCACGAGGTCTTGCAAATCAGCCTTATAGAGCGCCTGCATGAGGTCGTCGTCGGAATAGCCGATGCCTGCCGGATCCAAATTGGAGCGCACGCTGCCGGTGAAGATGTGGTCGCTGCCCTTAACTAGAGTTTCGATGCCAATCAGCTGCTCTTGGCCTAGGGTTGAGATTTCTTGACCGTCGATAGTGAGCGAGCCTTGGTAGCCGGTTAAACGGCCCGCCAGTAAGGAAGCTAGCGTGCTCTTGCCGGAGCCGGAAGCGCCAACGAGGCCGAAGCGGCCCTGAGCAGGTAGGTCAAGATTGATGGATTCTAGAGCCTGGAAGCCGCTGGGGTAAGTGTAGGAGAGGTCTTGCAGGTGAATTCCATCGGTCAACCGGGAGAAGGTCTGCGGGGCGTCTGTGCCTGCTTGAGCGCTCGCTGCTGTGCGCTCAGAAGAGCGGTTGGCGCGGGCCTTCATAATGGCCTTGCCGTGCTTGAGTGCTACGGTGCCGGCGTGGGTCAAGTAGACCATCTGGCGTTCGGGAGTAAAGAGGCGCACGCTTGCTGCGGCAATGGCCACGGCGGTCATGAGCGCCAAGGGGTTGGCTCGCCCCATAAGAATGGTGACGACGGTGGCGAGGATGACGGCTAGGTAAATCACCGTATCTGAGCCGATAAGACTGCGCAACTGGCCTGCGAGTAGCTCCATCGTGGTCTTGCGGAAGCCTTCCGAATCTTCGCTCAGCTTTTCGGCCTCGCGCTGGTCAGCATGGAAGATTTTGAGGGTGCTCAAGCCGCGCAGGGCCTCTTCGAAGCGCACACCCACGTGGTCGTACTTCTTCATGTGGGCCACTTGCTGGGCAATTTCCTTGGAGCGCAGCATGTTTGCAGAGAAAGGCAGAGCTATCATGCCGAGGATGACGATGATGCCAGCAGCCCAATTGAGAGGAATGAGCACGAGGGCTGCAACGACAATCATGAGTAGGGTTTGCACTAGGGCGGGCACGTATGTGGTGAAATAGGTGCAGACCGATTTGATGCCCTCAGTGGAGAGCATGGCCATACTTTGATTGGAGCTAGATTCACTCGCTTCGTCTGCCTGCTCTATCTCTTGCTCGGGGTTGAAGAGGGAGAGATAGAGGTCTTGGGAGAGTGCTTCGCCCATAGTGCCGCTGATTTTGAGGGCGGTTTGGTTGGCGACCATCACACACAAGCATTTAATCGCTGCTAAGGCCAGGAGCCAGATGATGGCGGTGAGTGGATCCGTTACGAAAATGGCAATCCAGATAGGGGCTCCGAGGCCGAAGAGTTGGCCCAAACCGAAGATGGCGAGGAGTAGCATAAAAATCTCAGCTAGGGCACCCACTGCTTGGAGAACGCCGATAGTGATGGAGCGCCGCAAATCGGCACCCGGTAGCTTCAAAAGGTCTTTGCTAATCATGTCCCATACTCTGCTCTAGTCCAACAAAAGTTATCTGCTGTGAACCCTAGCAAAATAGCGGGCTTTGGACAACAATTTGGTGACAAACATCACGACCAATTCGCGCTACCGAGTGTCGCATTGCTCGATTTCGGGCACATTTACTTCCCGGAATCGTCTCCGCTGACCAAAGTCAGTATCTCTTCCAGCGTAGCCTTGCTGGAGCTCATCTGAGCTTCAATTCCTGCATTTTGTAGTACTGGCTGAACCTGGCTTGGGTCGGCGTCGGGCAGGCGCAAGGTCGTGCCGTCGAGCGAAACAGTCAGGCCGGCGCTCTTGAGCTGGTTGAATGCCTCCTCCCAATTGGCGGTTTCCAAACTGAGTGAAGTGTGCCCGGAGATGATTTGGTCCACAGTGCCCTCCGCTTTGACTTGGCCCCGAGCCATGATGACGCAGCGGTCGCACTGGCTGGCTTCGGCCATGTAATGTGTGGTCACGAGTATGCCCAAGCCTTGGTCTGCCTTGCGATGGAGCTCCCGCCAGAGTCTCATGCGCGAGACCGGGTCCATGCCAGAAGTGGGCTCGTCGAGGATAAGCAGTTCGGGCTCGTGCTCGTCTGCAATCGCATACGCCAGTAAGCGTTGAGCTCCGAGCGGCTGCTGGCCCACTGGGAGTTTGCCTAACTGCTTGGCATAGTCAGCCACCCAGCCTCTCGGTTGTGCTTGGTAAATGCTGGCAGCGAAACTCATGTTCTCCTGAGCCGACATAGCGGGGTAGAGGCCCATGCCTTGCGGTACGTAGCCGATGTGCCTGCGCGAATCCAGACTGGGAGCCTTGCCGAAGAGCCCGCCCGAACCCTCCGTTGGCTGCTCAAGGCCGAGGAGAATGCGAATCAGCGTGGTCTTACCCGCGCCGTTGCCGCCAATGAGGCCCACGATTTCGCCCGGTTTCACGTCTAGAGACACCCCATGCAAAGCAGTAAAGTCGCCGAAGCGCTTAACTACCCTGCTTGCCTCCAGGAGAGGAGTGCCGGCGGGCGCGGCTAGGCTCTGATTAGCGGCTGTTGAACCCGGCAGTGGCCGAATGTTCGCGATTCGAGCGTTCTGCCGCGAACTTTGTGCCATTTTCTCTGTCTCAGTGGCCGAATGTTCGCGATTCGGAAGTTTTGCCGCGAACTTTGTGCCGTTTGGTTCTGGCTGACTGCGCTGCTGCCCGCTCTGCTGACTTGGCGATGTACGCTCGTCGTCTTCGAGCAGGAAGGCGATGCTAGCGTTTTCCAAGTCGAAGCTGGCCTTGGTGAAGTCGGCTGGCTGCCGGTGGTCTTGCGGATTGGTCCAAATGTAAGCGGTATTGGCCCGCCGCCAGTTGTGGAAAGCGGCCTGAGCCGGTCGCTCTTCCAAGCTGGTGCCAAAGAGGGAGTACTTGCTGAGCTCTTTGCCCTGAGCGCTGCCCGCCTGCCAGAGTTGACCGGGAGCCTGTTCTTGCACTTGCACTGCCGTGCCAGAGGCCAGCGCCTTTCCGCGGTTCATCAGGTACAGCTTGGAAGAGCGCTCGGCCTCGTCTAAGTAAGTAGTGGCGAATACTACGGCGCTGCCTGCGGCCGCCTCAGCAGAGATGAGCGTCCAGATTTCCTCGCGGCTGGTGGGGTCTACGCCGGTGGTGGGCTCGTCGAGAAGGAGCAGGTCTGGTCTGTGCAGAGCCGCCATAATGACGCCCAACTTCTGACGCATGCCTCCGGAGAGATTGCGGCCAGTGCGCTCTCGGGCATAGTCAAGATTCGCAGCGTTCAGAAGCTGCTGAATGCGCGGGCGAGCCAATACCTCAGACATGTGGTAAATGCTCGCCGAGAAGCGCATGTTTTCTATGACAGACATGTCGCGCCACACGCCAGAATCAGCAGGCTGGTATCCGAGGCGTTCTTTGCCGGGAAGGCCCTCCACGCTGCCATCGCTGGGCTGAACTTGGCCCGCCAGCAGTTTGAGCAGGGTGGTTTTGCCTGCGCCATCGCCGCCGGTCAAGGCCGTAACTTCACCAGGCACAAGGCTTCCGGTAAAGCGGTTGAGGGCCGGGCTGGTTGAACCGTGGTATGTGACGCTGACTTGTTTGAGTGTTACCGATTGTGCGTTCACCGTCCGCCTCCGTGAGTGAGTAGGTTGCGCAGTTTGAGCGTGGAAGCGCTGAAAATAATCACGGCTTCGGCAGCTAAAATAAGGAGCGGCATCCAAGTGGAACCCCAAGAAGCACCGCGGAGCATAGTCCCCTGAGTCAGTTCGTTAAACCATGTGAGCGGTAGTAAGTAGCCAATCCAACGGATGACCGAGGCCATCGATTCCAGTGGGAAAATCATGCCACTTAAGAGCATTTGAGGCATGACCAGCATCATAGCGAGCTGCACGGCTTGGCCCGAGTTTTGTGATACTGTCGAGATAAAAATGCCCAGGCCTAGAACTACGAACAGGAAGATGACCGTGCCCAGGAGGAAGGGCCAGAAATCGCCGTTGAAGGGCAGGCCGAAGACCCACATGCCTAAGCCAGTGATGACGGCCATGTCGAACAGAGCCAGCAAGAAGTAGGGTGCAATTTTGCCCATAATGACCGCGCCGGGGCGGATGGGCATAACGGCTAGCTGCTCTAGGGTGCCCTGCTCGCGCTCGCGGACGAGGCCGATGCTGGTAATCATCGTGCCGATGAGGGTCATGATGAGTCCGATGAGGCCGGGAATCATGATAAATGAGGTCTTGAGCTCTGGATTGAAGAGGACCTTGGTGTTGTCGGTTTTGGCGCTGACAGAGGCAGTCGTTGGGTCGGAATTGCCGGAGCGTTGGGGCTGTGAAACCTGCGGCATTTGAGGCGCTGGCGGTGCTGGCTGGCCTTGCTGGGCGGCGGCTTGAGCCTGAACTTGGTATTCCTGCATCTGCTTCAGGTAGTTTTGCATGCTTTGCTGCTGAGTTTGCATGGCGGTTTTTTGAGCAGTTTCAGCTTTGGTGCGGGTTTCTTTCATGCCGGCCTGCACGTCTTCTGCGTTCATTTGCAGGAAAACTCGCTTGGCGGATTGAGCGGCGAAGAGGCCTGAACCGTCGATATAAATGTCGGCTTGATCGGCCAGCTGGTCGCTGGATTTTGCGTCACTTTTGACACTGATAACGGCATCGGCCTTGCGGTCGCGGAAGATCTGTTCGGCATCGTTTTGCCCAGATCGCGCAGGGTTCGTGCTGACGATGGTAACTCCCTCTTTGACGGCCTGGAGCTTGTCGATGCGCTCTTGGTAGCTCTGCGCTTGCTCGCCGATGACGGCGACTTTGACTCGGTCCACAGAGAAGTTGGCTGCGTATCCAAAAATGAATAGCAGCAAAACGGGCATGGCTATGAGCATGGCAAGCGTGCGTTTGTCTCGCAAGAGCTCGCGGAATTCCTTGACTATCAGCGCCTTCACTAGGCACCTCCTTGGGTGATTCGGCGAAGCTCACTGCAAGCATTCGTCTATTATTCATCGAGTGACGAATAATAGAATAGCACGATATTCTTCACGTGGTGAATATTGTGATTATCTGCTAAGCTGACGGCAATACGACGGATTTAGCAAGGCTGTAACATGGCGGTATTTCGCACGAAAGGTGATTCTCAATGACGGCGAAAGTTCAGAAGGACGATGGTGAACTGCGTCTGACTGCTCAAAGTCAAGAGACGGCGACGAAGGGCCATCGCAGGGGCCGGCCAAAGACTGGCGAAGCGTCCACGACGTATACGGATATCTTGGCAGCTGCGCGCAAAGAGTTCTCTGACAAAGGTTTTGACCATGTCACCATGCGAGGAATTGCGCGCGAAGCTGGCTGCGATCCAAAACTGGTGCACTACTATTTTGGCTCGAAAGATCAGTTATTTGCAACTACTGTGGCAGAGATTATCGGCGAAAGCCATTTGCTTGATAGGCTACAGCGTGAAGATGCAACTGCGGCTGTGCACACCGGAGAGAGTTTCGTTCGTGCATTCCTAGAGTTCATAGGGGGGTCCGAGCTTGGGCAACTCTATTTGGCAATGATTCGCGATGTCGGCAGTGACGAGCACATGAGGTCAATGATGGTGGAATTTGTGAGTAAGCAATTGGTCTCGCCACAAATTCGTAATCTGCGAGTGGATCATGTCCAAGAGCGAATGATGCTTGTCGGCACGCAAATGTTGGGACTACTTGTTGTGCGGTACGTGCTCGATGCCCAACCTCTCGCTCTTATGTCGGTTGAGCAAGTTGGGCGCATTGTGGGTCCCGTGGTTGACCACTACCTTTACGATCCACTCCCGCTTCCTCCTGACGAGTGAGCTTGAGTATAAGTAAGATGGGTAGCCTACTCGGCGAGGGCTTCGGGGGAGTAGCGGCGTTCGTCGTTCATGGTGGCGAAGTTGAGGCCTATGAGGATGCCGCCGCCTACGAAATTGCCGAGCATAGCTACTGCGACAGTGGCGATGGCCTGCCAAGCGTTGACCTTGCCGTACATGCCGAGAATGAGGAAGAGGGCCGAGTCGGCGACCGAGTGCTCGAATCCGCAGAAAGCGAAGACGAAGACGGCCACGACCATGATAGTGCACTTGGTGAAATCGTTGGAAAGCTTACCGTTGTAGACCATGAGCATAGCGATATTGATGCAGAAATTGCAGAGGATGCCGCGCACGAAGAGGTCGGCGATGCCGTGCCAGCCGCCCATCACATAGCCGGTTTTGGTTGATGCTGCCGCCAGCATTTGGTCCATAGTTGGGCCCGAGATGATGGAGGAGAAGCGCAAGATAATCGCCACTATGAGTGCGCCCAGCAGGTTGCCCAAAAGGCATAGGCCGAGGATGCGTAGGGAGTGGAGCCAGCCTAGGCGCTTGTGGTAAACGCCAACGGTGACCACCATCATGTTAGAGGTGAGCAACTCGGAATTGGTGTAATAAATGAGCACGAGCGCCCAACCGAAAGTGAGTGCGGCGATCACGCGGCCGGCCAGTTTGAGGCCCGGATTGGCAGGGTCTGAGGCGAATTGGCCAACGATGTAGAAGAATGCGGTGAAGAAAATGCCCACGAAGAGGCCCGCCATGACTGCGCGCTGCAGGTATTTGCCAGTCATCTTGCCGGTCATCGTGTCTTTGCTATCGACAGCATCGAGCACGGTAGAAATAAAAGTTCGCCCGGGGAACAGAGGCTTCAGATCTTCGTCGCTAGGCAGTTCATTAACAGATTCATACAATTTTTCACTCACTGATCTATTATCGCATTCTTTACAAAAGACCGGTGGGGATATTGGTTTTTTGGTCGAACATCACAAAAGTAACCGATTGAGGTAGCGAAAAGCCCCCATGAATGGTTAGCAGTTTTCATTCACAGGGGCTTTTGTGTCACGCCTATTTAGTTATTGAGTTTGTCTTGCCCCTTGCGGCAGATGGCAAACATAAGGGCAGCTGAGCCCGTTAAAGCAACTGCGAGAAGAGTAAAGACTTGCACAAGTCCGTTTACGCCTGTGCGCGCTAATTCTTTCTGCTGACTGGTTGCTGCCCGAGGCCTTGATGATTGTTTAGTCTCGTGCTTGCTTGGATCTGCAGTGAGTTTCTTATCGCTATTCGCTTCACTATCAGATGGAGCAGCCGAGTTTGCTGGGTTAGGTGCAGCCGGTGCAGCTGGGTCGGTTGGATCGGCTGGAGTAACTGTGGCAGCTGGGGTCTCAGCTTTCCAGATGGCGTACCAAACCACCGAATCTGCGCGGGTTAAGGAAATGGGTATAGGTTCGCCGGGCTGATAAATTTTACCGGAGCCGTCAGCAGTAGCCGACCATCCGACGAACACATAGCCGATGCGTGTGAACGAGTTTGCTGGGAAAACTTGTAGCCCGCCCACGGTGGGAACTTCGATTGGCTCAACCGTACCAGTCGCATCGGCGCTGTTGGGGTAAAACACCTGTTCAACGGTTTCAACCACAGGAGAAGGCCCTGGGTTTGGAGCAGGGTTCGGTGTGGGGTTTGGAGCAGGGTTTGGAGTGGGGTTTGGAGTGGGTGTAGGTGTAGGTGTAGGTGTAGGCGTAGGCGTAGGGTTCGGACTAGGAACTGAAGCCGCTTGCCATTTCGCATACAGCGTCTGAGGCGTTTCTTGAGTCAGGAAGCGATCTCCGGGCTGATAGCTTATGCCGGTGCCGTTTGAAGTGGTATCCCAGCCAGCAAACACCTTCGCGTTGCTGGACTCAGTTGGGATTGACGATGGAATAAGAGCGCCATTCTGGTCAGGCCACAGCGCCTGTATTGAGTTAGGAACGCCGGTAATGGTTAAGCCGTTGCCGTTGCCGTCGAAATTCACAGAAGTTGAGCGCTGAATCGAATATGTGCCTGCCGCACCTGCCCGCGAGCGAGCAGCAAGTTCGTTATTGGCAGCCATGCCGGTCGACGAGGAGACCCACCATTGCGAGGCAATACCCGTATTATTGCCTTGGCGAGACCAGTGCCCATTGCCACCAGGAACGGAAGGTGCAACAGAGGAGAATGCATCGTCGGTAAACTTAGCATTAGCTCCTAAAACGATAGTGCTCAGGCCTTGGGGGAACATGTTCGCCATTCTTGCAGGATTGACAGCGCTTGTGTTCCATCCGGATACATCTAAAGATTCGATATCTGTGCCGGAGAACATGCCTAGCATATTCGTTACCGCAGAGGTATTCCAGTTTGCTACATTAAGCTGGCTGACATGGCTGCCATTAAACAAGCCCGACATGGTAGTTACGCTGCGAGTGTTCCAACCAGTTACATTAATGCTCGTTGCACCACTGTTATAAAACATATTTGACATTTGAGCGACGTTGGAAACATCCCAGCTAGAAAGATCCAATTGGGTTACGTTGGTGGTCGTGGCGAACGCACTATTCATATCAGTAACTCGGTTTGTGTCCCAGCCGGTTACATTGATAGAAGAGGCTGCAGCGGTTTGGAAAATGCCCTGCATAATAGTCACATTGCCGGTATTCCATTGGTGCAAATCGAGGGCGTTAAATCCACTAAAAGCAAACATGTTGTACATGTTGGTGACGGCAGATGTATCAACCTGGTCAATGCCTTGGATAGTGGTAGCGTTGCTGAGATTCTCAAAAAGAGCGCTGGAGTTAGCTGCCAAATGGGTATTAGCTGGATCATCAAATACTACGGAAGTGATGTCAGCTGAATAATCGGCGTTACCTGCTGGGCCCCAAGGTGCACTAGCTCCAACAGAATCTGCCGTGGTGCCAGCACCGATGTGCAATGTGCAGGAGGTGTCTAGCGACCAAGAAGATGTTCCCCAAGCCTGCGTCGGAACTGCTGTGCATCCTGACTTAACTAAGCTGCCTGCATTTGCGGCCGGAGTTGAATTGGGTGAAGCGGTAAGAACCGCCGCAGTGAATAATGAAGCTGAAGCAAGGAGCACGCCAGATAACTGCAAGGCTCTTTTGCTCAAGCTGCGATGTTTTTTCGCAGTGAGTATTGTGTACAACTGTTTCTCCCCCAGTGTAGCGCGATACGGAAAACTCGCGTGTGTGGTTAAGCATAGTAAAGAAAATACTTACTCATCTTTACCGTTTGCTTTGTTGTCAACCATACCTTATCCCTAGTGTTTTCGCGGGGTAGAGCCGTGTCGTGCGCGCTTGAACAGATTCCTTGGTTCGATACTAAGAATTCGCGGGGAAGGTAGTTGTTGGAACACATCTCCTTCTTGATTTCGCGTGTTGTTGCTGTGTCGCGGCTGATTACCAGTCAATTCCCTAACTGCTCCCTAGGAGCATGCGTTGAGTGGCTGCTCGTGGCGCGGAGTACCGCGATGCGGTGGAAACAAGCTGTTGGTCGGGGGAAAATGAGACACCTTGGCAGAAATGGGCCTAATCGGCTGTAATTCTCGAGTATTGTGTGAATCCGTAATTGTGCCTCTGAACATCTGTGAGGTTATCCAAACAGCGAAGTTGTGCATGTGAAAAACAAAAAGGGCTCCCGGAAAACATCCGAAAACCCTGCTTGTGGAGCTAGCCGGGTTCGAACCGGCGACCCTCTGCTTGCAAAGCAGATGCGCTACCAGCTGCGCCATAGCCCCAAATGTACTGCGTGGGCCCGGGAGGACTTGAACCTCCGACCTCATCCTTATCAGGGATGCGCTCTAACCAGCTGAGCTACGGGCCCGTACCGCGTGATAAGTAATCACACAACCAGTCAGATTACCAGATAGGCAGCAGAAGTCAACTCGCACGAGCTTTCCGAGTGTCTCGCCGTGTGGTATCGAATAGCGGTACTGGCGCAGCGGGCAGTATCCCTAGAAATCATAGGGTTGAGAGACAATAGAACAATGCTGGTTTCTTGCGCTATTGCCCGCAAACGGGTCTCTTCTCAGGGCGAAGTTTCCCGCGAATGGCTGCAAGTGGGCTCTCAGCGGGTTTTACTCGTGCGCAAGCGTGTCAAAAACGTGTATTTGCGGGTGAAACCGCCGGACGGGCGCGTGGAAATTACTGCGCCGGTGAGGTTGTCTCAGGCGGAAATTCGCCGATTTATAAGTTCGCGGCAGGCTTGGATAGAACGCGCTCAAGACCGTATTGCCCGCTCTGCTCAGTCGCTTGGGCCAGGTTCTGCCGGGCCGCAGCCGGCGAATTTGGCCGAAGGGACTACTAGCGAGGAGCGCCTGCGCGAGGCGAAGCTGATAATCGAGCAGCAACTGCCGGCCTTGCTTGATAAGTGGGTGCCAATTGTGGGACGGGGACCGAGCGCGATTAGTTTGCGGCGTATGACGACTCGGTGGGGGTCTTGCACGCCTGCAACCCGGCGTATTCGGCTCAATCTTGAGCTGGCCTGGCTCGATCCAAAGTTTTTGGAATACGTGCTGGTTCACGAGCTGACTCACTTGCGAGCTTCGGGGCATGGAGCGCTGTTCCAAAGTTTGATGAGTTCCTACTTGCCGCAGTGGCGAATGTTGCGCAAAGAGCTCAATCAGCACATTATCGTCTGACCAGTAAGCCACAATCGGTGGATAAAGGTGTGGATAACTTCTATGCTAGTTCACATTATTGTGGCTATTGCTATGAGCGCAACCCTGCGC is a window encoding:
- a CDS encoding TetR/AcrR family transcriptional regulator encodes the protein MTAKVQKDDGELRLTAQSQETATKGHRRGRPKTGEASTTYTDILAAARKEFSDKGFDHVTMRGIAREAGCDPKLVHYYFGSKDQLFATTVAEIIGESHLLDRLQREDATAAVHTGESFVRAFLEFIGGSELGQLYLAMIRDVGSDEHMRSMMVEFVSKQLVSPQIRNLRVDHVQERMMLVGTQMLGLLVVRYVLDAQPLALMSVEQVGRIVGPVVDHYLYDPLPLPPDE
- a CDS encoding ATP-binding cassette domain-containing protein, with the translated sequence MNAQSVTLKQVSVTYHGSTSPALNRFTGSLVPGEVTALTGGDGAGKTTLLKLLAGQVQPSDGSVEGLPGKERLGYQPADSGVWRDMSVIENMRFSASIYHMSEVLARPRIQQLLNAANLDYARERTGRNLSGGMRQKLGVIMAALHRPDLLLLDEPTTGVDPTSREEIWTLISAEAAAGSAVVFATTYLDEAERSSKLYLMNRGKALASGTAVQVQEQAPGQLWQAGSAQGKELSKYSLFGTSLEERPAQAAFHNWRRANTAYIWTNPQDHRQPADFTKASFDLENASIAFLLEDDERTSPSQQSGQQRSQPEPNGTKFAAKLPNREHSATETEKMAQSSRQNARIANIRPLPGSTAANQSLAAPAGTPLLEASRVVKRFGDFTALHGVSLDVKPGEIVGLIGGNGAGKTTLIRILLGLEQPTEGSGGLFGKAPSLDSRRHIGYVPQGMGLYPAMSAQENMSFAASIYQAQPRGWVADYAKQLGKLPVGQQPLGAQRLLAYAIADEHEPELLILDEPTSGMDPVSRMRLWRELHRKADQGLGILVTTHYMAEASQCDRCVIMARGQVKAEGTVDQIISGHTSLSLETANWEEAFNQLKSAGLTVSLDGTTLRLPDADPSQVQPVLQNAGIEAQMSSSKATLEEILTLVSGDDSGK
- a CDS encoding M48 family metallopeptidase, which produces MLVSCAIARKRVSSQGEVSREWLQVGSQRVLLVRKRVKNVYLRVKPPDGRVEITAPVRLSQAEIRRFISSRQAWIERAQDRIARSAQSLGPGSAGPQPANLAEGTTSEERLREAKLIIEQQLPALLDKWVPIVGRGPSAISLRRMTTRWGSCTPATRRIRLNLELAWLDPKFLEYVLVHELTHLRASGHGALFQSLMSSYLPQWRMLRKELNQHIIV
- a CDS encoding BspA family leucine-rich repeat surface protein, which gives rise to MQLSGVLLASASLFTAAVLTASPNSTPAANAGSLVKSGCTAVPTQAWGTSSWSLDTSCTLHIGAGTTADSVGASAPWGPAGNADYSADITSVVFDDPANTHLAANSSALFENLSNATTIQGIDQVDTSAVTNMYNMFAFSGFNALDLHQWNTGNVTIMQGIFQTAAASSINVTGWDTNRVTDMNSAFATTTNVTQLDLSSWDVSNVAQMSNMFYNSGATSINVTGWNTRSVTTMSGLFNGSHVSQLNVANWNTSAVTNMLGMFSGTDIESLDVSGWNTSAVNPARMANMFPQGLSTIVLGANAKFTDDAFSSVAPSVPGGNGHWSRQGNNTGIASQWWVSSSTGMAANNELAARSRAGAAGTYSIQRSTSVNFDGNGNGLTITGVPNSIQALWPDQNGALIPSSIPTESSNAKVFAGWDTTSNGTGISYQPGDRFLTQETPQTLYAKWQAASVPSPNPTPTPTPTPTPTPTPNPTPNPAPNPTPNPAPNPGPSPVVETVEQVFYPNSADATGTVEPIEVPTVGGLQVFPANSFTRIGYVFVGWSATADGSGKIYQPGEPIPISLTRADSVVWYAIWKAETPAATVTPADPTDPAAPAAPNPANSAAPSDSEANSDKKLTADPSKHETKQSSRPRAATSQQKELARTGVNGLVQVFTLLAVALTGSAALMFAICRKGQDKLNN
- a CDS encoding ABC transporter permease: MKALIVKEFRELLRDKRTLAMLIAMPVLLLFIFGYAANFSVDRVKVAVIGEQAQSYQERIDKLQAVKEGVTIVSTNPARSGQNDAEQIFRDRKADAVISVKSDAKSSDQLADQADIYIDGSGLFAAQSAKRVFLQMNAEDVQAGMKETRTKAETAQKTAMQTQQQSMQNYLKQMQEYQVQAQAAAQQGQPAPPAPQMPQVSQPQRSGNSDPTTASVSAKTDNTKVLFNPELKTSFIMIPGLIGLIMTLIGTMITSIGLVREREQGTLEQLAVMPIRPGAVIMGKIAPYFLLALFDMAVITGLGMWVFGLPFNGDFWPFLLGTVIFLFVVLGLGIFISTVSQNSGQAVQLAMMLVMPQMLLSGMIFPLESMASVIRWIGYLLPLTWFNELTQGTMLRGASWGSTWMPLLILAAEAVIIFSASTLKLRNLLTHGGGR
- a CDS encoding formate/nitrite transporter family protein; its protein translation is MSEKLYESVNELPSDEDLKPLFPGRTFISTVLDAVDSKDTMTGKMTGKYLQRAVMAGLFVGIFFTAFFYIVGQFASDPANPGLKLAGRVIAALTFGWALVLIYYTNSELLTSNMMVVTVGVYHKRLGWLHSLRILGLCLLGNLLGALIVAIILRFSSIISGPTMDQMLAAASTKTGYVMGGWHGIADLFVRGILCNFCINIAMLMVYNGKLSNDFTKCTIMVVAVFVFAFCGFEHSVADSALFLILGMYGKVNAWQAIATVAVAMLGNFVGGGILIGLNFATMNDERRYSPEALAE